The Anas platyrhynchos isolate ZD024472 breed Pekin duck chromosome 1, IASCAAS_PekinDuck_T2T, whole genome shotgun sequence genomic sequence TCCATTTGTCATTGTTATTGTCTGCCTCAGGCTTCTGATACCTCTCTAGCATCTGCTTCAGGAAGAGATTTGGTGTgagctgcaagaaaaaaaataaaaaaaaatactatgtaATTAAGTGGCCATGTAAAGCAAATATGGGGTTATGTGGGGTGGGTTTGTTTGCTTATGTCAGTGTCCTGATAGAGGAGAGGAATGAAGGTTTCCCTCTTCCAGTTTTACACAGAGGAGGGTAATGAGCCAGACTGAAGGAGCAGGAGCAACACAAACATAGATCTTGATCATGACTCTTGAGCAAGTCCCTCCAGATGTCAGATCCCAGGAGATTTGCAGGAGCTATAGGTTACACTTGATATGCTGCTTGGAGCTGAAGTGCCACAGGTCATTTCCCCCCACCAATATCTGCAGTTACCCACGTAATCTTTCCCTCACTAGTAACACTGCCTGTGGCAATGATGAAGATGTGTCTTCTGTATGTACGATGGATTAATCAGCCTGTAGCTGAAAGGCTAAACACTGTATTGATGATTCAGCTAACCCATGCTATTATTTCCTTAGATGCAGagttataaacattttaaagtatcaaaaataacaaaactacgttaaaaacaacaaaaatatttctttcattagaATAATGAGGCTGAAGGTTTCCCTTGTGGGGTCTTATTGTATCTCAGCAGTAGTCCTTTGAGCTTACAGTGTACCACCACACAGGCCATTTACTCTCCCAAACAGGAGGCAGCGTGCCGTAGAAATGTAACATTTTCTTATGTGGTTGCATGAATACATGAGGAAAGCAATACTCACAAAGTCTCGGTGAGTTGCTGCCGTGATGCAAGAAGCCATTTCAAATGCAAAAGTGATCAGCATCAGAATAATATACTGTGGGAGAGAGAGAGCGGAATTGGCTTAGTTAAGCAGTTTCTTCcagttctgtgtttttcaaGATTAAGCCCTGACTCCTGTTCAAGCCAGAAGAAGCCAGGCTATCCTAGTCTCCCCAGTCTTTTACTCTGAACATTCATGTAGCccttttctgtgcttgtttCAGTTTGCAGCCTGCTTTCCTGAAGGCAGATGATGAGAATTGCACTCCAGCTCACAGACGTAATTTCATCAGAACCTCATTGAATGGCATTAATGCCACCATGTCTTTATGGAAAATACTTTGCCCCATATGCCCTAGAATAACTTTAGCCATTTTCATCACTGTATTTCATTGGCAAATTATGTTTGTGCCATGTCTCCTCCTTTCACTTCCACTTGCAAGCTAATAGCTTTTCAGCAAGAAGCTATTCAATTCTAGCAGGAGTCCTCATACTTTATGGAAAAAGAAGGTGCAATTTAATGGGTTGATCAGATCCTCCTGATCTCAGGATTTCCCCAGCATCATCAGATATCCTCAGCACTCTTACTCTGTAAGCAAAGATCCTTCATGAAAACTGATCCTCAAGAGAACCTCTCAcctgcttctcttcctttcatAGCACAACTCCTTTTAGCCTTTTCCATATTCCTTTTGCAGTTTTCATGTGTCTATTTCtcctctcacttttttttttttggtttaatttatttatttttcctcatattcagggcattggttttctttttacccCAGCTTTTGCCCCCTGtattctctgttttctcttacACCACAGCCTTGAGTTTCAGCCAAGACACTAAAATTCAGAAATTCTCTTCCATCAGCTGTTTTTTAGCGAATTCTCTGGCACAAGAGCTCAGATCTCTAAGTGTCTCCTGTTTAAAACGGACACCCTGCCATCCTACATTAATTCAAGAGAGCTGATTGCATAGCTTTCAGCTCTACCCTTCCTTAATGCAAGCACCAATTAAGTTCACCACTGTCAACCTGAGGGACTAAGTAAGAAATTATATAGTTTTGTTCACGTCTTAACATTGTCTTTGGCTTATCCAAAGCTCTCTGTCCTCACCCCTGTAATTTCTGCTTGCTTGCTGATGTATAATGTTGTCAGTTGCACCCATATTTGGTATACTTACACATACTAATGCCTTGTAAAGCAGTCATTACTTATCAGCTCCTAAACTGAATGGTACATGACAGCTGAAAGGCAGTAGGGGGTGGGGAGAAACAAGAATCTAAACCACATCTCAGCTGCATGTGATTGCACAAGTGTTTCTGCATGGTTTCAGGGCAAGGTCAGGGTCAAGCCCGTGACTTTAAACCTCCATTGCGGCTCTCACTATTGATtccctcatcctggtttgggaGTTTGTCACGTGTATGTCCTCACAGGTATCACCTTGTGGGAGAACACAGCCATGGTGAAGAAGATCCTTTGGCTTCTCCTCACTAATAAAACCTATCTTTGCTTGGTGGGTGATTATCAAGGTGAGCAGGGAAAATaaaccagcattttttttttcagtttgtcagGAATCAGTGGGCAAACTTTGCTACACTTACCACCAGCAGCAAAGTCCTGCTGGACTTGATAACTCCTACGATGCCAAGGATAGACAGAGCAAGGAGTGCAAAGCCAACAAAGATGCCAATCCAGGCAGCAGCATAGATGTcatcattttctgtggcttccACCAGAGGATAGAGACCATGGGGATCGGACACAAAGTAGATGCACTCTGCTGTCAGGGCAATACCGCACATCTGAGAAGTACAAATTGGGGAAATCCATTAAATCAAGCTTCCCCAAAGAAATAACAAAGACACAAAATGAAGAAGCctgcatttgtttctttcaCCCTCCTGCCCAACAGGAGATCCTCAATTCCTCCTGTGCCCAACTCTACAATCTCTTTTATTGTGCCTTAACACAAGGATTGCAAGCTGAACTCACCCAGCTTAGACCTGAAATGTTAGGCCTAGAACTTGAGGATGTTAAGAAAGAATTAACACAGATTTTCCCTTCACTATGTGGAAGGAGCTGGTTGGAAAGACGTTGGTCATCAGCAAGGGCTGTTCCTCTAAAAATTATGTTGGTCTTGTGGATCAGCCTCTGCTGTCCCTTGTTGTCTCCTCTGTACCCAAATGACCAGCCAGCACAGGTCTCCTTTACCTTTCCTCTCACACCGTACTGCTCTGCTTATTGGTGGACTTCAAAGGGATTTCGTGGCTGGGAAATGCTGTTTCAAGAAGTGTCATACTGGAAGGAAGCCACCCACCCACCCCTGTCCCACTTCACTTACCCCAATGACCACATTCCCCAGGATTAGTAGACCCTGAAAGATGCGTACGCCATTTTCAGTTTTTGCCATCTTTAGTTCTTCATACAAcctgagagaaaaaagaaagaaagaaagaaagaaagaaagaaagaaagaaagaaagaaagaaacaaacaaacaaacaaacaaacaaacaaacaaacaaacaaaaaccagttGTCAATTAGACAGGTACAATATCttcattcagaaatgaaaattacCCCATGGAAAAGGATAGACAGAACCTGCCAGCCTTTCTGTACCCCACTCCAGAGGAAAAACTTCCCCAGGTGTGAAGCTGGTGACACGTACTCTCCCTGACAGTTGAGCTATACAAGACTggggtaactctgtgcacagccAGTGGCTTCAGCTCACTTTTTTGAATAGGTTTTCACAGACACAACAGCACCCACCAGGATGGATAAGGGATGAGTTCAGAGCTCTCACGTTGCTCCTCCTTCAAAGGAGCCAGCTTTATCCTAGGACATGCCATCCATCCTTTTggccatttcctcttggccAACACCAGCACGGGACCATGCTGGTGACTGCAGTGCTATAGCTCTATCACACACATGCTGGCACTGCAGGGCTTGGCAGCACCTTGCTAAGGGGTAGTTCCCTCTCCCACCCATGCCAGGAACCAAAGCTGGGGCCCCCATTCCCGCTCAGGTGCGAGAGATGGAGCTGCTCAGGCTGCAGCTGGCTCATGGGAGCCGGGCCAAGCAGCATTCCCACCAAATTCCTGAGAGCGCTACATCCTGCAGGCTGGGCCCAGGCGCCCCGCCTCGGATTCATCCCCCTCCAGAGAGAGCGGCATAAAGGCACTAGTCAGAGGTGTGAGGCCTTTTGGAGAAACAAGCCCAAATTCCAGCACCGGTGGAGCCCTTGTTTCAAAGGGACAGAGTGCGTGTGTGCATGGTGAGGGGGAGGAAGAATAACCCCAGCCCCGAGACAGCTGCGTTTATTGGGTGGTTAAGAAAACAGACGCCACGAACGAAAGGCTGAAGTGGGCCCAACTTGAGCTggcaaaggaaaaagcagcttgAACTCCTCCCCTGCTGGACTACCAGCACTCGTGCCCTCTGTTCCTGGGGTGACCAACTCTGTGATTCTTCAAAAACCTTTTGGGATTCCTCAAGAATTCTCCAAGCATTTCCTCAAGATAGCACGAGTAGCCATTGTTGCCCAGGTAAAAAGTCATTCTTATTCCCAGCCAGGTGGTTGGAGGCTGGCACAATAAATACATCTGAAGCTGCACAGCTCTGTACAGGCTTATGAGATCAACCTGAAGCTGCCAAACTTGCAAATTTGTTGGCCAGCCAGCATGTCCAGGAGTCACATGAACTGCCTTGGAGGTCTGGGCAGTGCCTGGCCACGTGTGGTCTGCAGTACAATACTGCAGACCCTGACAAACCTGAGACAGACTGGTTCTCCAAACATCTGAAAGCCGTAGAAACCCCCGCCTTAATCCTTGCAGGGAtttggggccggatgggatccacccaagggtactgagagaactggcagaggagctggccaagcccctatccatcatttatcagcagtcctggctatcgggggaggtcccagctgactggcgactagcaaatgtgacgcccatctacaagaagggccggagggcagacccggggaactacaggccggtcagtttgacctcagtaccagggaagctcatggagcagatcctcttgggagtcatcatgcggcacttgaagggcaagcaggcgatcaggcccagccagcatgggtttatggaaggcaggtcctgcttgacgaacctgatctccttctacgacaaagtgacgcgctgggtggatgagggaaaggctgtggatgtggtctaccttgacttcagcaaggcttttgacaccgtctcccacagcattctcctcaagaaactggctgctcttggcttggactggcgcacgcttcgttgggttagaaactggctggatagccgggcccaaagagttgtggtgaatggagccaagtccagttggaggccagtcactagtggcgtcccccagggctcagtgctggggccggtcctctttaacatcttcatcaatgatctggatgatggcattgagtgcaccctcagtaagtttgcagatgacaccaagctaggtgcgtgtgtcgatgtgctcgagggtaggaaggctctgcaggaggatctggataggctgcaccaatgggctgaggtcaactgtatgaagttcaacaaggccaagtgccgggtcctgcacctggggcgcaataaccccaagcagaactacaggctgggagaggaatggttggagagctgccaggcagagaaggacctgggagtgatggtggacagtcggctgaatatgagccagcagtgtgctcaggtggccaagaaggccaacggcatcctggcttgtatcagaaacactgtgaccagcagggctagggaggtgatcgtccccctgtactcggctctggtgaggccgcacctcgagtactgtgttcagttttgggcccctcgctacaagaaggacatcgaggtgcttgagcgggtccaaagaagggcgacgaagctggtgaggggcctggagagcaagtcctatgaggagcggctgaaggagctgggcttgttcagcctagagaagaggaggctcaggggtgaccttattgctctgtataagtacattaaaggaggctgtagagaggtgggggttggcttgttctcccatgtgcctggtgacaggacgagggcgAATGGGCTacagttacgccaggggagttttaggttagatgttaggaagaatttctttactgaaagggttgtgaggcactggaacgggctgcccagggaggtggtggagtcaccatccctggaagtcttcaaaagacgtttagatgtagagcttagggatatggtttagtggggactgttagtgttaggttagaggttggactcgatgatcttgaggtctcttccaacctagaaattctgtgtgattctgtgtgattctgtgtgattttagAAAAGCCTTTACTTATTGCTGGCTGAAAGACATCAGAcataagagcacagtccaaaaaGCAAGGAAGTCTTCCCTGCTTGAAGGCAGGTGCATGAACTCTGACTGCCATGTGAAAAAGCAGGTCTGTTCCAGCTGCCATGCAGAGAGCAGGGCTGAGTGTGCCATGTGTCTAGCACGACAGATCACGCTAAGTGTGGTTAACAAAGTCACAACCCTTTCCTTAACACTACAGAAATGTCTTTatcctccccttctctcctacAGACACCTCTGCTGCATAACAACAGCACTCAGACTGAAGGAAGCTAGACCTGGCTTGCTCTTGGCTGCCCAAGGGCGCAGCTCAACTACTTCGTTTTCGTTAACTAGCCACCTGTTTGGAGACCCTTGCACTTGGACTCTCCACCCAGCCCACATGCTTGCTTCCCTACAACCTGGATTTCTTCTTGTAGGCAGGACCTGGCGTTCTCTTGCCTCACTTTGGCCAGGTATTACTGCAGGCACACCAGTCCCAGAAATGGGACCTTTTCTGGTGTAAACCCATCTCCTAgaaggctgcagctgggaggaaAGCTGGGAATGGTCACCACCACACAGATATTAACTTGAAAGTGCCAAAAATCTAGGCAACTTAAGGCTTTCCAGAATCTTAGGACTTCATTTCAAACCCTGTATGGGGGTGGTCACCTAAAAGAAGCTGCAGGAGATCTGTGACTTCCCACCCTGCCTGTTCCTTGTCCCTCAGAATTAAGCAGCATTAAGCAAGAGCACAGCACTGGGGTCAGGTGCATGACTGCAGAGGCATGAGACAAAACTCTGCTGCCTTGCCCGAGGCAGGCTGCGTGCAGGCATGATGCCACCATCCCCTGGGAGTGACACTGGCAGGCAGTCCTCCTCCCACCTCCCAGAGAGACAGGCGCCAGCAGCTCGTGCCTGCGGACACAAATCATTTCGGAACAAGGGAagccttctgcgtgggctggcTAAGGAAAATCTTACAACCCAAACACACTCTCCTGGGACTCCAGGGAAACCCCTGAGGAGACAGGAGCTTCGGCTGCAACTATTATCCAAAACATATCCAAAAACTTGACTTGTGACAAAGGAAGGGGGCCGGATCCTGGGGTTTCAGCTGCAAGCTTGCATGGACCTGGTGTTCCTTAGCACATCCCGGGGACTTTGAAGGTTAGCTGTGACACTTCGTGGTCTCAGATTTTCAATTATCACTACCATAGGCTTTGCTCCATGCCCCAAGGAGCTCTGGAAAGGCTTCTGTTGCTCCCATTGCActacaaaacccacaaaaacctATATCCTTCCTGAAGCAtctccttctttccctccctaCACCTGGCCAGGACCCAGCCTACAGCTTCTCCCTTATCCTCTCCAAGCTCCTGTCTGAAAAGTCAGGCTTCTGCCCTTGTGTTTTAGGTGACTAATACCATGCAGACTTTCAAACAAAGTCCTTCTGGCAGCAGTGCCTCGATACAGGGAGGACTCAGCCTCTTATGCATCAATTAACACACATTGCTCTGACTGAATTTTTGAAACCTCTACACCCTATTTTTACAGACTGAGACAGGATTTCAGTAGCCTTACAGATGAATGTCCCCTGCTTTAGTGTATTTATTCTCCATCTATAGCCAAAAAAGCCCATGGATAAGAATCATTTTGGCATTGCCTCATGTAGAAGGGGGTCCTGTTCTGATTGCCACATGTTCTGTGCCAGTTCTCATGGTGGAGTCACAGCACCATGGCCAAAAGGATGT encodes the following:
- the UPK1B gene encoding uroplakin-1b, whose product is MAKTENGVRIFQGLLILGNVVIGMCGIALTAECIYFVSDPHGLYPLVEATENDDIYAAAWIGIFVGFALLALSILGIVGVIKSSRTLLLVYIILMLITFAFEMASCITAATHRDFLTPNLFLKQMLERYQKPEADNNNDKWMSEGVTKTWDKLMLQNQCCGVNGPSDWQEYTSAFRTTHSDADFPWPHNCCVLDSQGHPINLDGCKLGVPGFFKSNGCYAAISGPMNRQAWGVAWFGFAILCWTFFVLLGTMFYWSRIEY